Proteins encoded in a region of the Syntrophorhabdaceae bacterium genome:
- the folK gene encoding 2-amino-4-hydroxy-6-hydroxymethyldihydropteridine diphosphokinase → MDKKIFIGIGSNIGQGYENCKTAIRRISSDHRADLRSISSFYSTSPVSDIRQDDYINCAVEIDWHGTPLDLLRFLADVESSMGRVREEKNGPRVIDLDILMYGDGVIDEEHLTVPHKELHRRKFAIVPCIEIDPDLVHPSLKKPLSLFLSDIPPDQQVVRLEGIAFKEE, encoded by the coding sequence GTGGACAAAAAGATCTTCATTGGCATAGGCTCCAACATCGGTCAGGGCTACGAGAACTGCAAGACCGCCATCAGGCGCATCTCCAGCGATCATAGGGCCGACCTCAGGTCCATATCATCCTTCTACTCCACGTCACCCGTCTCAGATATCAGGCAGGATGATTACATCAACTGCGCCGTTGAGATCGACTGGCACGGCACGCCGTTGGACCTCCTTCGGTTCCTGGCCGACGTTGAGTCCTCGATGGGCCGGGTCAGGGAGGAGAAGAACGGGCCGCGGGTCATCGACCTCGACATCCTCATGTACGGTGACGGCGTTATCGATGAAGAACACCTCACCGTCCCCCACAAGGAACTTCACCGCAGAAAATTCGCCATAGTCCCCTGCATAGAGATAGACCCCGACCTCGTACATCCCTCCCTCAAAAAACCCTTAAGCCTCTTCCTCTCAGACATCCCCCCCGACCAGCAGGTGGTCAGGCTCGAAGGGATAGCTTTCAAGGAAGAATGA
- the tatA gene encoding twin-arginine translocase TatA/TatE family subunit produces the protein MFGLGVPEIIIILVIVVLIFGAGKLPSIMGSVGKGIKDFKKEVKDTDGKDQ, from the coding sequence ATGTTTGGTTTAGGCGTTCCTGAGATAATTATAATCCTCGTCATCGTCGTCCTTATCTTCGGTGCAGGCAAACTACCTTCCATCATGGGGTCTGTGGGCAAAGGCATCAAGGATTTCAAGAAAGAGGTCAAGGACACAGACGGCAAGGACCAATAA
- the def gene encoding peptide deformylase codes for MSTIDIRVIPDPVLRKLAKPVENITDELVKLSGDMIETMILAHGAGLAAPQVGLPIRLIAIDASLNPREKEPIILINPVIVETHLEENGEEGCLSVPGYYEYVKRARGVRARGTDMKGNTIEIDCEGQLARALQHEIDHLNGVLFIDLLSPIKKNLFKKKYARKNV; via the coding sequence ATGTCAACTATCGATATTCGCGTTATTCCCGATCCTGTTCTCAGGAAGCTTGCGAAGCCTGTTGAGAATATAACGGACGAGCTCGTTAAACTCTCGGGCGACATGATAGAAACCATGATCCTTGCCCATGGAGCCGGCCTTGCCGCTCCGCAGGTCGGGCTTCCTATCCGGCTCATCGCCATCGACGCGTCCCTGAACCCCCGCGAAAAAGAGCCCATCATCCTCATCAACCCGGTAATCGTCGAAACCCACCTGGAGGAGAACGGCGAGGAAGGATGCCTGAGTGTTCCCGGGTATTATGAATACGTGAAGAGGGCCAGGGGAGTGCGCGCTCGGGGTACGGACATGAAGGGCAACACCATCGAGATCGACTGTGAAGGGCAGCTTGCCCGGGCTCTCCAGCACGAGATCGACCATCTCAACGGCGTTCTTTTCATCGATCTGCTGAGCCCCATCAAAAAGAATCTCTTCAAGAAGAAGTATGCCAGGAAGAATGTATGA
- the fmt gene encoding methionyl-tRNA formyltransferase, with protein sequence MRIIFFGSSGFSVPSLLQVKDSIAAVVTRKARPRGRGYRIDDNEVKSAAMGLDLPLIEIDSFKDDSALSIADHRPDLYVVVSFGLIVPKWALEIPSIGPVNIHPSLLPAYRGPSPMQWALLNGDSTTGVTFIRMNEKMDEGDIIRQDEVAIEKDDDFMTLSHRLSDKAAQMLQYVMDDIGRQGMMKGQVQDHTAATYTPIITKEMGRIDWRQSAARVDCQVKAFVAWPTAFTYLDGKRLNIYSSCVDESVEAKAPVGTITGITKTGLEVSTGKGLLIIRELQLENRKRMNAYDFSRGYRDLQDKSLN encoded by the coding sequence ATGAGGATCATTTTTTTTGGATCCTCCGGTTTTTCGGTGCCATCCCTTCTGCAGGTTAAAGACTCCATAGCGGCCGTTGTGACCAGAAAGGCCCGACCCAGGGGAAGGGGTTATCGGATCGATGACAACGAGGTCAAGAGCGCTGCCATGGGACTCGACCTGCCGCTCATCGAGATAGATTCGTTCAAGGATGACAGTGCGCTGTCCATAGCCGACCATCGCCCCGATCTTTACGTGGTCGTATCCTTCGGACTCATCGTTCCAAAATGGGCCCTCGAAATTCCGTCGATAGGTCCCGTCAATATTCATCCGTCCCTCCTTCCCGCTTACCGCGGCCCGTCGCCGATGCAATGGGCATTGCTCAATGGCGATAGCACCACGGGTGTGACTTTCATCAGGATGAATGAGAAGATGGACGAAGGCGACATCATCCGTCAGGATGAGGTTGCCATAGAGAAGGATGATGACTTCATGACACTGTCGCATCGGCTTTCGGACAAAGCGGCACAGATGTTGCAGTACGTTATGGATGATATCGGACGGCAGGGCATGATGAAGGGCCAGGTGCAGGATCATACAGCGGCCACGTATACCCCGATCATTACCAAGGAGATGGGCAGGATAGACTGGCGGCAAAGCGCCGCCCGGGTAGATTGCCAGGTGAAGGCGTTTGTTGCGTGGCCCACGGCCTTCACTTATCTCGACGGAAAGCGGTTGAATATATACAGTTCATGCGTTGACGAGAGTGTCGAGGCGAAAGCCCCTGTCGGAACGATCACGGGGATCACGAAAACAGGGCTTGAAGTGAGCACCGGCAAGGGCTTGCTCATCATCAGGGAGCTCCAGCTGGAGAACAGGAAGCGTATGAATGCATACGATTTTTCCAGGGGATACCGTGACTTACAAGACAAGTCTTTGAATTAG
- a CDS encoding LysM peptidoglycan-binding domain-containing protein has translation MKRYLVLATFVLLLAGCATSNQVSMEGLDRPGSPVVQNPVSGQPGAPQAENDPSASRMGKKYTASSMKTGAIVAHTRQKQGAPQKVKPQPYSLEMQLNDDDDITTLLTTNYDQNFDIPIVFNDAVKYYIKWFSEDKKKVFANWLKRSRLYVPVITEILREKGMPEDLVYLAMIESGFNPKAYSRAKASGPWQFIYSTGERYGLEVDYWVDERRDPEKSTVAAAKYLKDLFDQFGCWYLAAASYNAGEGRIGRLVQRHNTTDFWELYKYNTLPRETRNYIPQLIAAAIIAKDPEKFGFGSITYDPPVRLAEVSVPPATPITAIARASSVNVDVIRTCNPEILRGITPPGTNDYVVNLPSDVDRQAFNERLKTELEGIPTVRGITTYKVRKRDSMARILRKFKVSERDLVLVNSGDNDLRIKRGMVIAIPRFSGNSTNRTVLAKAAAQDPPSAKRSKTVRKDDDDGRPAKVASRKIVPERDEPVHAVKKVSKRTVRTFHVVKRGETLSEISDRYGIDEASLRSVNKLKGNRVYPNMKIRLASHVTTAKTVAPAKSKKVRYHTVKRGETLTSISEKYGIDIDDLKSANKLKGNKINSRAKLKIVKKG, from the coding sequence ATGAAACGATACCTGGTTTTGGCAACATTTGTTTTACTTCTTGCGGGATGTGCAACGAGCAATCAGGTCTCAATGGAAGGCCTCGACCGTCCGGGCTCTCCCGTCGTTCAGAATCCCGTCAGCGGGCAGCCTGGGGCTCCTCAGGCCGAGAATGACCCGTCTGCTTCCAGGATGGGCAAGAAGTATACCGCGAGTTCAATGAAGACCGGGGCGATCGTTGCCCATACGAGGCAGAAGCAGGGTGCCCCGCAGAAGGTTAAACCGCAGCCCTATTCGCTGGAAATGCAGCTCAATGACGATGACGATATCACGACCCTCCTTACCACAAATTACGACCAGAACTTTGACATCCCCATCGTATTCAACGATGCCGTCAAATATTATATTAAATGGTTCTCCGAGGACAAGAAGAAGGTATTCGCCAACTGGTTGAAGCGGTCGCGTCTGTATGTTCCCGTTATCACTGAGATTCTCCGCGAAAAAGGCATGCCCGAGGACCTTGTCTATCTTGCCATGATAGAGAGCGGTTTCAATCCCAAGGCTTATTCACGTGCGAAAGCGTCAGGACCGTGGCAGTTCATATACTCCACGGGCGAGCGCTACGGTCTTGAGGTTGATTACTGGGTGGATGAACGGCGGGACCCGGAAAAATCCACCGTCGCAGCCGCCAAGTATCTCAAGGACCTTTTCGACCAGTTTGGCTGCTGGTATCTCGCTGCCGCCAGCTACAATGCAGGTGAAGGGAGAATAGGGCGCCTGGTCCAAAGACACAATACGACTGATTTCTGGGAACTGTACAAATACAATACCCTTCCCCGTGAAACACGAAACTACATCCCCCAGTTGATAGCGGCGGCCATCATTGCCAAGGACCCCGAGAAATTCGGTTTTGGCAGCATCACCTATGATCCGCCCGTCAGGCTTGCCGAGGTGAGTGTCCCCCCGGCAACACCGATCACGGCCATTGCCAGGGCTTCATCCGTCAACGTCGACGTTATTCGGACCTGCAATCCCGAGATCCTGCGAGGCATCACGCCTCCGGGAACGAATGATTACGTGGTGAACCTGCCGTCGGATGTCGACAGGCAGGCTTTCAACGAACGCCTGAAGACGGAGCTTGAGGGGATCCCGACGGTAAGAGGCATCACCACCTACAAGGTGCGGAAAAGAGACAGCATGGCGCGGATCCTCCGAAAGTTCAAGGTCAGTGAACGCGACCTCGTCCTTGTCAACAGCGGTGATAACGACCTCAGGATCAAGCGGGGAATGGTCATTGCCATACCGAGGTTCTCCGGAAACTCAACGAACAGGACGGTTCTCGCAAAAGCGGCAGCTCAGGACCCGCCGAGCGCGAAGAGATCAAAGACCGTTCGGAAAGATGACGATGATGGCAGGCCGGCAAAAGTTGCCTCGCGGAAAATAGTGCCGGAACGGGATGAGCCGGTGCATGCTGTGAAAAAGGTCAGCAAACGTACCGTCAGGACCTTCCATGTTGTAAAAAGGGGCGAAACCCTTTCCGAGATAAGTGACCGCTATGGCATCGATGAAGCCAGCCTGCGGTCGGTAAACAAGCTGAAGGGAAACAGGGTATACCCCAACATGAAGATCCGCCTTGCGAGCCACGTGACGACGGCAAAGACAGTGGCTCCCGCAAAGTCGAAAAAGGTTCGGTACCACACGGTAAAAAGAGGTGAAACGCTGACATCCATATCGGAGAAATACGGTATCGATATCGACGACCTGAAATCCGCCAACAAGCTGAAAGGCAACAAGATAAACAGCAGAGCCAAACTGAAGATCGTAAAGAAAGGGTAA
- a CDS encoding GNAT family N-acetyltransferase: MSNFLDKLSVRQMVKEDLDFIVDIDTKVLGESRKDYWVTKIIKQAETRPPDASLVAEIDGRVAGFILGEVSGWEFKVPNNIGWIDTIGIDPDYQNRGIAKVLAVGLIDNLQRYSVDTIYTLVNWNDWDLLQFFHAMGFSRGDMINLVLKV, from the coding sequence ATGAGTAATTTTCTGGACAAGCTTTCCGTAAGGCAGATGGTAAAGGAAGACTTGGACTTCATAGTGGACATCGATACAAAGGTCCTCGGCGAGAGCAGGAAGGACTACTGGGTTACGAAGATCATAAAGCAGGCGGAGACCAGACCCCCCGATGCCTCATTGGTCGCGGAGATAGATGGAAGGGTGGCAGGCTTTATTCTGGGTGAGGTCAGCGGGTGGGAGTTCAAGGTGCCCAACAACATCGGCTGGATCGATACGATCGGGATAGACCCTGATTACCAGAACAGGGGCATCGCCAAGGTCCTCGCCGTGGGTCTTATCGACAACCTCCAGAGATACAGCGTCGATACCATATATACCCTCGTCAACTGGAACGATTGGGATCTTCTCCAGTTCTTTCACGCCATGGGTTTCTCCCGCGGCGATATGATAAACCTGGTACTAAAGGTCTGA